GCTTTTGTTGATGAGATCAACGGAAGTAAGTACCGTGATTTTATGCGTTTGCACTTTCAAACAAATGAAGGATTGTTACGTGATAATACGCAGCCGCAAATTAAGATTCATAGTGCTCAAGAATGGAGTGTAATGGTTTTGAGTCATGAAACGATTAAGGATTGCCTTCTTCAACCTGATAAACAAAATGAAGCAATTGAACGGCTCTCCAAGGCACTGACTGCATTGTTGCAGTAGATGAAGGCACTTGTTTTAACAGGTAAAAAACAACTCGAAATTGAAGATATTAAAGAACCTGAAATTAAGCCTGATGAAGTCTTAATTCATACTGCCTACGCTGGTATTTGTGGTACTGATAAAGCGCTCTATGCCGGTCTTCCGGGATCTGCATCAGCTGTTCCTCCTATCGTTTTAGGTCATGAAAACTCAGGGGTAGTTACAAAAGTTGGTTCAGAAGTTACTAACGTTAAGCCAGGAGATCGTGTAACCGTTGACCCTAACATCTACTGTGGTCAATGTAAGTATTGTCGGACTCAACGCCCAGAATTATGTGAACACCTTGATGCTGTTGGTGTTACCCGTAACGGTGGTTTTGAAGAATACTTTACTGCTCCTGCAAAAGTTGTTTACCCAATTCCTGATGATGTTTCATTAAAGGCAGCTGCCGTTGTTGAACCAATTTCATGTGCAATGCACGGTGTTGACTTACTTGAAACTCACCCATACCAAAAGGCTTTAGTATTAGGTGATGGTTTTGAAGGTCAATTATTTGCACAAATCTTGAAGGCTCGTGGTATTCACGAAGTTACTTTAGCTGGTCGTTCAGATGAAAAGTTGGAAAACAACCGGAAGCACTTCGGCGTTAAGACTATCAACACTACTAAGGAAGAAATTCCTGCTGATGCATATGACATCGTTGTTGAAGCGGTTGGTTTGCCAGCTACTCAAGAACAAGCACTTGCAGCTGCAGCTCGTGGTGCTCAAGTATTAATGTTTGGTGTTGGTAACCCTGATGACAAGTTCTCAG
The genomic region above belongs to Limosilactobacillus reuteri and contains:
- a CDS encoding zinc-dependent alcohol dehydrogenase family protein, encoding MKALVLTGKKQLEIEDIKEPEIKPDEVLIHTAYAGICGTDKALYAGLPGSASAVPPIVLGHENSGVVTKVGSEVTNVKPGDRVTVDPNIYCGQCKYCRTQRPELCEHLDAVGVTRNGGFEEYFTAPAKVVYPIPDDVSLKAAAVVEPISCAMHGVDLLETHPYQKALVLGDGFEGQLFAQILKARGIHEVTLAGRSDEKLENNRKHFGVKTINTTKEEIPADAYDIVVEAVGLPATQEQALAAAARGAQVLMFGVGNPDDKFSVNTYDVFQKQLTIQGAFINPYTFEDSIALLSSGVVDPLPLFSHELDLDGVEDFVSGKLGKVSKAVVKVGGEEA